A DNA window from Candidatus Sulfidibacterium hydrothermale contains the following coding sequences:
- the prfA gene encoding peptide chain release factor 1, producing the protein MLEKLETIKNRWEEIAEQMSDPAAMADMKRFVKLNKDYKELEPVVKAYKEYKNLLGNIQNAKEILANEKDPEFREMAKEELEELQPKLKEMEEEIRLLLIPKDPEDSKNAVMEIRAGTGGDEASIFAGDLFRMYQKYCESRGWKVDVVEMNEGTAGGFKAIVFNVIGEGAYGTLKFESGVHRVQRVPKTETQGRIHTSAASVVVLPEADEFDVELNEKDIRKDTYCSSGPGGQSVNTTYSAIRLTHIPTGIVVTCQDEKSQIKNLAKAMKVLRTRLYEREYNKYLEEMSSKRKTMVSTGDRSAKIRTYNWPQGRVTDHRIGLTLYNLQSIIDGDIQELIDKLQMAENAERLKEEFE; encoded by the coding sequence ATTTTAGAAAAGCTTGAAACCATAAAAAACCGTTGGGAAGAAATTGCAGAGCAAATGAGCGATCCTGCTGCTATGGCAGATATGAAACGCTTTGTAAAGCTGAACAAAGACTATAAAGAACTGGAACCGGTGGTAAAAGCTTACAAGGAATACAAAAACCTGTTGGGAAACATCCAAAATGCCAAAGAGATACTGGCCAACGAAAAAGACCCTGAATTCCGGGAAATGGCTAAGGAAGAGTTGGAAGAGCTGCAGCCGAAGCTGAAAGAAATGGAAGAAGAAATCCGGCTGTTGTTGATTCCTAAAGATCCGGAAGACAGTAAAAATGCGGTGATGGAAATCCGTGCCGGAACCGGCGGTGATGAAGCTTCTATTTTTGCCGGGGATTTGTTTCGTATGTACCAGAAATATTGTGAGAGCCGGGGTTGGAAAGTGGATGTGGTGGAGATGAATGAAGGGACAGCCGGCGGTTTTAAAGCCATTGTTTTTAATGTGATTGGTGAAGGGGCGTACGGAACCTTGAAATTTGAATCCGGGGTTCACCGGGTACAACGGGTGCCAAAAACCGAAACACAAGGCCGGATTCATACGTCGGCGGCTTCGGTGGTGGTGCTGCCCGAAGCCGATGAATTTGATGTGGAACTTAACGAAAAAGATATCCGGAAAGATACCTATTGCTCTTCCGGACCGGGCGGACAGTCGGTCAACACGACTTATTCTGCCATCCGGCTGACACATATTCCTACAGGAATTGTCGTTACCTGTCAGGATGAGAAATCGCAAATAAAGAACTTGGCTAAGGCCATGAAAGTACTGCGTACCCGGTTGTACGAACGGGAATACAATAAATATCTCGAAGAGATGTCGTCGAAACGGAAAACCATGGTGAGTACCGGTGACCGTTCGGCAAAAATCCGTACGTATAACTGGCCTCAGGGACGGGTAACCGATCATCGTATCGGATTGACATTGTATAACTTGCAATCCATTATTGACGGAGATATTCAGGAATTGATCGATAAACTGCAAATGGCTGAAAATGCCGAACGGTTGAAAGAAGAGTTTGAGTAA